Proteins encoded in a region of the Vicia villosa cultivar HV-30 ecotype Madison, WI linkage group LG5, Vvil1.0, whole genome shotgun sequence genome:
- the LOC131602607 gene encoding polyadenylate-binding protein RBP47-like isoform X2 has protein sequence MAQQTSSGDLNQNPNPSQNPSQTPNQNQNQPQQWAQPHQYQQQWMSMQYPATAMAMMQQQMMMYPQHYMSYVHPHHYQPPHQQQPSPPPSTQSHHGHGHGHHPHHQQQHQQKQVSPEEIRTIWIGDLHHWMDETFLHNCFAHTGEVVSAKVIRNKQTGVSEGYGFVEFYTRGTAEKVLQNFNGAMMPNTDQAFRLNWATFSAGGGGGGERRSSEATSDLSVFVGDLAIDVTDAMLQEVFASRFSSIKGAKVVIDSNTGRSKGYGFVRFGDDNERTRAMTEMNGVYCSSRPMRVGVATPKKTYGNPQQYSSQVLAGGHSSNGSMAQGSQSEGDSNNTTIFVGGLDSEISDEDLRQPFLQYGDVISVKIPIGKGCGFVQLADRKNAEEAIQGLNGTVIGKQTVRLSWGRSPGNKHWRNNDSNGNHYGGQGYGGHGYGGHGYAARQNQDIAMQQPAAAIQGAS, from the exons ATGGCTCAACAAACTAGCAGTGGAGATCTGAATCAGAACCCAAACCCGAGCCAGAACCCGAGCCAGACTCCAAACCAGAACCAAAACCAGCCACAGCAGTGGGCCCAGCCCCATCAGTATCAGCAACAATGGATGTCCATGCAGTATCCTGCTACTGCTATGGCTATGATGCAACAGCAGATGATGATGTATCCACAGCATTACATGTCGTATGTTCATCCTCATCATTATCAGCCGCCTCACCAGCAGCAACCGTCTCCACCGCCGAGTACTCAGAGTCATCATGGTCATGGTCATGGCCATCATCCTCATCACCAGCAGCAGCATCAGCAGAAACAAGTTTCTCCTGAAGAGATCAGGACGATCTGGATTGGTGACCTTCATCATTGGATGGACGAGACTTTTCTTCATAACTGCTTTGCTCATACGGGCGAG GTTGTATCGGCCAAGGTCATACGTAATAAGCAAACTGGTGTCTCGGAGGGATATGGATTTGTCGAGTTCTATACGCGAGGAACGGCTGAGAAAGTCTTGCAGAACTTTAATGGTGCTATGATGCCAAATACAGATCAGGCGTTTCGTCTGAATTGGGCTACATTCAGCGCTGGCGGCGGTGGTGGTGGTGAAAGGCGTTCTTCTGAGGCTACTTCTGATCTCTCTGTTTTTGTAGGAGACTTAGCCATAGATGTTACTGATGCTATGCTGCAGGAGGTGTTTGCTAGCAGATTCTCATCTATTAAGGGAGCAAAAGTTGTCATTGATTCTAATACTGGTCGTTCAAAAGGTTATGGTTTTGTTAGGTTCGGTGATGACAATGAAAGGACAAGGGCAATGACTGAAATGAACGGCGTGTATTGTTCTAGCAGGCCTATGCGAGTCGGTGTTGCAACGCCAAAAAAAACTTATGGCAATCCACAACAATATTCTTCTCAAG TGTTGGCTGGTGGTCACTCGTCTAATGGTTCTATGGCCCAAGGTTCCCAATCTGAAGGGGATTCTAACAACACAACT ATATTTGTTGGAGGGCTTGATTCTGAAATCAGCGATGAGGATCTGAGACAACCATTTTTGCAATATGGCGATGTTATCTCTGTGAAAATTCCAATCGGTAAAGGATGCGGCTTTGTTCAACTTGCTGACAG AAAGAATGCTGAGGAAGCTATTCAGGGATTGAATGGAACAGTGATTGGGAAGCAGACCGTGCGTCTTTCTTGGGGTCGCAGTCCGGGAAATAAGCAT TGGAGGAATAATGACTCGAATGGAAACCATTACGGCGGGCAGGGTTATGGCGGCCACGGATACGGAGGCCATGGATATGCTGCTAGACAGAATCAGGATATAGCTATGCAACAACCTGCTGCTGCAATTCAAGGGGCTTCGTAA
- the LOC131602607 gene encoding polyadenylate-binding protein RBP47-like isoform X1 has translation MAQQTSSGDLNQNPNPSQNPSQTPNQNQNQPQQWAQPHQYQQQWMSMQYPATAMAMMQQQMMMYPQHYMSYVHPHHYQPPHQQQPSPPPSTQSHHGHGHGHHPHHQQQHQQKQVSPEEIRTIWIGDLHHWMDETFLHNCFAHTGEVVSAKVIRNKQTGVSEGYGFVEFYTRGTAEKVLQNFNGAMMPNTDQAFRLNWATFSAGGGGGGERRSSEATSDLSVFVGDLAIDVTDAMLQEVFASRFSSIKGAKVVIDSNTGRSKGYGFVRFGDDNERTRAMTEMNGVYCSSRPMRVGVATPKKTYGNPQQYSSQAVVLAGGHSSNGSMAQGSQSEGDSNNTTIFVGGLDSEISDEDLRQPFLQYGDVISVKIPIGKGCGFVQLADRKNAEEAIQGLNGTVIGKQTVRLSWGRSPGNKHWRNNDSNGNHYGGQGYGGHGYGGHGYAARQNQDIAMQQPAAAIQGAS, from the exons ATGGCTCAACAAACTAGCAGTGGAGATCTGAATCAGAACCCAAACCCGAGCCAGAACCCGAGCCAGACTCCAAACCAGAACCAAAACCAGCCACAGCAGTGGGCCCAGCCCCATCAGTATCAGCAACAATGGATGTCCATGCAGTATCCTGCTACTGCTATGGCTATGATGCAACAGCAGATGATGATGTATCCACAGCATTACATGTCGTATGTTCATCCTCATCATTATCAGCCGCCTCACCAGCAGCAACCGTCTCCACCGCCGAGTACTCAGAGTCATCATGGTCATGGTCATGGCCATCATCCTCATCACCAGCAGCAGCATCAGCAGAAACAAGTTTCTCCTGAAGAGATCAGGACGATCTGGATTGGTGACCTTCATCATTGGATGGACGAGACTTTTCTTCATAACTGCTTTGCTCATACGGGCGAG GTTGTATCGGCCAAGGTCATACGTAATAAGCAAACTGGTGTCTCGGAGGGATATGGATTTGTCGAGTTCTATACGCGAGGAACGGCTGAGAAAGTCTTGCAGAACTTTAATGGTGCTATGATGCCAAATACAGATCAGGCGTTTCGTCTGAATTGGGCTACATTCAGCGCTGGCGGCGGTGGTGGTGGTGAAAGGCGTTCTTCTGAGGCTACTTCTGATCTCTCTGTTTTTGTAGGAGACTTAGCCATAGATGTTACTGATGCTATGCTGCAGGAGGTGTTTGCTAGCAGATTCTCATCTATTAAGGGAGCAAAAGTTGTCATTGATTCTAATACTGGTCGTTCAAAAGGTTATGGTTTTGTTAGGTTCGGTGATGACAATGAAAGGACAAGGGCAATGACTGAAATGAACGGCGTGTATTGTTCTAGCAGGCCTATGCGAGTCGGTGTTGCAACGCCAAAAAAAACTTATGGCAATCCACAACAATATTCTTCTCAAG CTGTAGTGTTGGCTGGTGGTCACTCGTCTAATGGTTCTATGGCCCAAGGTTCCCAATCTGAAGGGGATTCTAACAACACAACT ATATTTGTTGGAGGGCTTGATTCTGAAATCAGCGATGAGGATCTGAGACAACCATTTTTGCAATATGGCGATGTTATCTCTGTGAAAATTCCAATCGGTAAAGGATGCGGCTTTGTTCAACTTGCTGACAG AAAGAATGCTGAGGAAGCTATTCAGGGATTGAATGGAACAGTGATTGGGAAGCAGACCGTGCGTCTTTCTTGGGGTCGCAGTCCGGGAAATAAGCAT TGGAGGAATAATGACTCGAATGGAAACCATTACGGCGGGCAGGGTTATGGCGGCCACGGATACGGAGGCCATGGATATGCTGCTAGACAGAATCAGGATATAGCTATGCAACAACCTGCTGCTGCAATTCAAGGGGCTTCGTAA
- the LOC131605507 gene encoding uncharacterized protein LOC131605507, which translates to MNVFINDISELVVNATNAHRVSHRDVKKKGCKVALCIQSVVDAVNFDWIAHVESTNGAWDIFVKYYEGAIQESNNLETLKLEDLVCSKGKGFKIQYRHCRLRHGISMKDKRATKGKEEGANLACHDADDYEDMVVMDAIADEHVDTKIGFLDTGCFNHMLDRKVWLTYFDESKKSKVQLEDNSSFETEGIDNITIQRRNGAKARIKDVLYVPGIKCNLISVGQLFEKGFLVLMKDGALELYSTLRLIWY; encoded by the exons ATGAATG TTTTCATCAATGACATTTCTGAACTTGTTGTCAACGCAACTAATGCTCATAGAGTCAGTCATAGGGATGTAAAGAAAAAAGGCTGCAAGGTTGCTCTTTGTATTCAGTCGGTGGTAGATGCGGTGAATTTTGATTGGATTGCCCATGTTGAATCGACGAACGGGGCATGGGATATTTTTGTCAAgtattatgaaggag ctattcaagaatccaacaaTCTTGAAACCCTAAAACTGGAAGATTTGGTTTGTTCGAAAGGAAAGGGGTTCAAGATTCAATACAGGCACTGCAGGCTCAGACATGGAATAAGCATG AAAGATAAGAGAGCGACAAAAGGCAAGGAAGAAGGAGCGAACCTTGCATGCCATGATGCAGATGATTATGAAGATATGGTGGTTATGGATGCTATTGCAGATGAGCATGTCGACACCAAAATCGGGTTTCTCGACACTGGCTGCTTTAATCACATGCTTGATAGAAAAGTGTGGTTAACATATTTCGACGAGTCGAAGAAGAGCAAGGTCCAACTTGAAGATAATAGCTCGTTTGAAACAGAAGGTATTGATAACATAACTATTCAAAGGAGAAATGGAGCAAAAGCAAGGATCAAAGATGTACTCTATGTACCTGGAATAAAGTGCAATTTGATAAGTGTTGGACAACTGTTCGAAAAAGGTTTCTTGGTGCTTATGAAAGATGGAGCCTTGGAACTCTATTCGACACTCAGACTAATTTGGTATTGa